One stretch of Thermus filiformis DNA includes these proteins:
- a CDS encoding glycosyltransferase family 4 protein, with product MNVWMVNHYALPPSQAGITRHYTLAKELLKRGHQVIIWASSFNHGTKEERLANRETHKLELTDGVPFYWIRTPPYKGNSPARVWNMLTFSYRVWQLGRGFRLAKPDVILGSSPHPFAALAAEWLASHFRVPFVLEVRDLWPQSLIDLGDIPPSHPFVVLLDKIERHLYRKASTIVTLLPDAGEYMTAKGADPSRVVWIPNGIDLELVPTPSPPQPKEPFTVMYAGAHGLANGLELALEAAHLLEKEGWGRRVRFRFVGDGPEKPTLIRRARELGLGNVSFEEPVPKGEVYTLLNQADAFLIILQT from the coding sequence ATGAATGTATGGATGGTGAACCACTACGCTCTCCCCCCATCCCAGGCGGGGATTACGCGCCACTACACCTTAGCAAAGGAACTCCTAAAGCGTGGTCATCAGGTTATCATTTGGGCATCGAGCTTCAACCACGGGACCAAAGAGGAGCGGCTGGCGAATAGAGAAACCCACAAACTGGAACTCACCGACGGGGTTCCGTTCTATTGGATACGAACACCCCCCTATAAAGGGAACTCCCCTGCCCGAGTATGGAACATGCTCACCTTTTCCTACCGGGTGTGGCAACTGGGAAGAGGATTCCGATTAGCAAAACCCGATGTGATCCTAGGCTCCAGCCCTCACCCCTTTGCCGCGCTGGCGGCGGAGTGGCTGGCCAGCCACTTTAGGGTGCCCTTCGTTCTGGAGGTGCGTGACCTGTGGCCCCAGAGCCTTATAGACCTGGGGGACATTCCGCCGAGTCATCCCTTCGTTGTGCTCCTGGATAAAATTGAGCGACACTTATATCGCAAAGCTTCGACGATCGTTACCTTGCTTCCGGACGCTGGCGAGTACATGACGGCCAAGGGGGCGGACCCCTCCCGGGTTGTGTGGATTCCGAACGGTATAGACCTGGAGCTCGTTCCCACACCTTCGCCACCCCAGCCGAAGGAACCCTTCACGGTGATGTACGCCGGGGCTCACGGACTCGCCAACGGCTTGGAGCTCGCCCTGGAAGCCGCTCACCTTCTGGAAAAGGAGGGATGGGGGAGGCGAGTGCGTTTTCGCTTTGTGGGAGATGGTCCGGAGAAGCCGACTCTTATCCGTAGGGCACGGGAGCTGGGGCTTGGCAACGTGTCTTTTGAGGAGCCCGTGCCTAAGGGCGAAGTCTACACGCTATTGAACCAAGCGGATGCATTTCTCATAATACTGCAGACTTGA